Genomic DNA from Mus caroli chromosome 8, CAROLI_EIJ_v1.1, whole genome shotgun sequence:
GTAGAACCTGCCAGGTCCCTCTGTCTTGCATGGCAGTGCCAGGGCTTTTAAGGGTATGGGGGTGAGTGATGGCAGCTCAGACCATGGCCATCTCCCCAGGTAATGTTCCTGCAGCGCAGAGGTCAGGTGATCATGACCATAGAGCTCCTGGACACAGAAGAGGCACAGACTGAGGATCCTGTGGAGGTACAGGTGAGTCTGTTCCTGTCCTCTACAGCCTTGACCCTGCATATACTTGCTCATACTACATATCACAGCGGCACAGTCCTGGCCACGTCCCTAACTGCAGCTAACAGCATACCCATGTAAGTCTCAAAGCAGTCTCTGGGGACACTGGTCTGcttgtcttctcttctgtcttcttggtGATTTCCAGGGTCCCTGTATGCCTGTTATTCAGAATGTCAGAATTCACAGTAACTTTCTGTGGCCTTCACAAGTAACCATAGGCCAGGACGTTGCTAAAGCAGAGCCTGTCCTCTCATCCAGGAAGCTTGGGATCCAAATGGAAGGGGCGCTGAGGTCCCAACCTTCAGAGGTGTTCAAAGGCCACTTGTAACCTCTGCCACTGCTGAGGGCTCCAGCTGTCCTTGGCTTGTAGTTCCATCACTCCACCTCTGCCTTTCTATGtggctctgccttctgaataGTTCTGTGTCTCTCTTGTGTCTTCTGCTAGATGTGGTAACACAATCCTGGGGTCCTTGTTCAAGAGGCTAAGGGATAGGAGCAACCTCACTGGGGTTCTTTcttgaatgtttttttaaaaaaaagcctaGGGATAGCtatcatgcctttaatcccaggaagcaggtagatctctaagagaaaattcctaaacagccaggtctacacagagaaaccctgtgtcccAAAAGCTAGGTGGTAGACACTTGCCTAGCTTGGGGTGggccctgagttctgtccccagtgCTGCAAACTAGAATATAAAAGGAGGACTGACACCTTCTACAGACTCACCTTGATTGTGTGTGCCTTATTTGCAAATGAGGTCACATATAGGTCCCAAGGTTCTGGAGGCCCAGAACCAGACACACACCAAGccccctctccatcctccctctgGGCCAGACAATCTGTAGATAAGTTGTATAGGAAAGCAAGGGCCCTGTTGGCCACACCTTCCTGTCTTCGGCTGAACTGGCTAAGCACAGAGAGGTAGGAGTGAGGGAGCAGAGGCTAGACCTGAGTGCCACAAGCCATCCCAGTTGGAtatgggggtccctggaatgagggccctcaaagctaggtgggtaaggattcggtGGTGAATCggagtgtattttgcagctctcaagcaggagATTTTAtccattaaaaaaccaaacatcacatctcttagaaactatatccagtgaaacaatcacaaataccaacaaaaatcatttggcacagtaaagcacaaaaatcatccaagcctTACAACtttgaaactatgtattcagtaaatcacaaacagaacaggtaacatcattattaatataaatcatcaaaatataacaattctaaaaggatgtattcagtggggcAGTTATCCAAGGCTAAtggcatatttccaggagcaggttaataaatctttgtggtcagtgctcttaactgctgagctaactctccagccccatatggtcaattatttaacatctaatgcctgatttttttttaatatatcttcAACGCATAAATTTAAACtactttaattctttctaattaaggctttctttaccatataccaaaaccTACCTCTGATGACACatgtgtagccatatgaaattttattgttgggaaagtttgtATCTATCATCATAGTTTtataaatgatttagaaagtaaagcatctgtttccctggggataaggtcatgttagtgaccccatctcTAGGAATgctttcttacccattattctcatttaagatcttggcctaggctaccaggaacttgtaaataagaaaaggaataagagaaaaacaaaacagatagattgccatgagaactatggCTCGATAATTTTTCTCTGTcgaagagttccacaaccagttccaggaggcctccccctttgTAGGTCaattgcctcagtctgtggaacttgtcacacagatcctactgaaGGTGGTGTGGCACCCGAGGGCACCTCTGCACAGACTCCTGTCTGCTGCAGCCAAAAGCCTCCTTCCCCACAGCCTCTGTTCCTTAACTaatccccccaacacacactcacCCCCCATAAAGTCAAAGGCAAGTGATGACCACAccccctgcccttttcccttcccaaGTGGTGAGAAAACATTTCATGGAGTTGGTCTGGAGACAGTCGTGGTTGCTGTGATAAGCAgggtggtactgcccacagtaggctgggccttCCATCAATGAGGAATCAAAATGGCCATACTCATGTCCACACTCACATGTCCACACACAGTCATGTCCACACTCtaatctgatggaagcaattcttCAGTTAAGGGTCCCTCTTCCTAGGAGACTCTACCCCTGAGCCACTTGCCCAACCCTTCACAGGAGGATTCTAGGTTGTCACTCTATGCCCAGACATGCCTCTTGGGTGGGGGGAAGTATGTTCTCGGCAGGggctctacccccccccccagcccctcattgggggattctaggtagatgctccacccctgagccactCTCCAGCCTTTTATACTTTGATGCTCTGCACTGTCCACCTTCCTGTACCAAGATGTACCTCCCAAGTGAGAACACCATGTGACTGCCTAGACTTACCCATAGAGGCATGACAAGCTGGTCCCAGACCTAAGTATAATCAGGCTGTAGTGTCCTTTCACAGCAGAACCCTTGCTGGAAGCATCAGTCTGGGGTTTTGTGTGCACAGCACATCAGACCATCAGCCATGACTGGTTCCCTTATATTTTGGAGTTGGAGTACAAACTCTCATGCTCTTCTGATTTGGGATCCAGGATAAGATGCAGGCCACCTTATCCAAGGTTGTGTTCTTCCATGCCTAGCACCTGGCTCGCTATGTGGAGCAGTATGTTGGTTCTGAGGGTGCATCCAGCTCATCTACTGAAGGCTTCCTGCTGAAGCCGGTGTTCCTGCAGAGGTGAGAGCAGGGTCCTGCTGTGCAATGAGATatgacatgggggtggggggagtgcagGGAATGTAGGAGGCAATCACAGGACAGCAGTCCCCACCCAAGGAGCAGAGGGGGTAACCCACTAGCCCTGCTGGGAGAAGCATTCAGAAATTGAGGGTAGGATGATGACATATCACGCATGCTGGGCTCTGGGTGGGCCTCCGTCCccatctccctggcctctggAGCCCACAAGTTCCCTCCCCGAGGCCCTGTCCCTGCAGGAACCTGAAGAAGTTCCGGCGCTGGCAGTGTGAGCAGGTACGTGCCATGCGCGGTGAGGCTAAGAGCTCCTGGAAGCGGCTCATGGGCGTGGAGAGTGCTTGTGATGTGGACTGCCGGTTCCGCCTGGGCACACACAAGATGGTGTTCATCGTCAACTCTGAGGACTACATGTACCGCCGTGGGACACTATGTCGTGCCAAGCAGGTGCCACATCCATGCCCAACTGCCCTAGCCCTGAACCTGTGAGTCCCTCACCATAAAACCCAGAGCCTGGGAGACCCACACTCTGTCCCCAGGAGTTTACAGACCCCCCTCGACCCCCCGCAGGTGCAGCCCCTGGTGTTGCTGCGCCACCACCGGCACTTCGAGGAGTGGCATGGTCGCTGGCTGGAGGACAATGTAACTGTGGCGGCAGCAGGGCTGGTGCAGGACTGGCTgatgggtgaggaagaggaggacatgGTACCCTGCAAGACGCTTTGCGAGACTGCGCACGTTCATGGGCTGCCGGTGACTCGCTACCGAGTGCAGTACAGCCGCCGCCCTGCTTCACCCTGAACATCTGGAGGGCCCCCAGCACACgaaccccacacacaccacatcttcTGCTCCCAAGAGGGTTTTTGTCACTTTGAGCCTGGGGTCGTACCTTGACCTCAAGCAAGCAGGAGCTATAAGCTCTTGGCAGTGTAGACTAGACCCCAGGCAACAGCAGGGACTGTCCCCAGTAGGGCAGCCCCTTCCAGCAGAGTTCAAGATGACGTTTGCACATGTATTTATTCCTTCCTGTGCTCATAGTGGTCATGACTTTTGAAGCAGCAGCTCCCCTGGCTTCCCACGGGAGAGACCTTCCTGTGGGCCTGTGAACCATCCGCTGTCCTACAGTTGCCCTCTGCAGGGCCATGTCACCATGCCAAACCCAAGGTTTCAGAGAGCACTTGTTCTTGAAGTTTCCTGAGccgttctttgtttgtttgttaattgttttttgttgttgttttgttttttgtatttttttttactccGGGCCTGGGCACTGGGGAGCAGGTGTGCCTGCCCAGGCCTGGCTGTGTGCCTCTCAAAGGATCCATGGGCACCTTGGACACATCCTACTTTCCTGAGACGGGCATTGCACGTGGGGACCCCAAGCCGCCTCGGACCCTCTGGGCCTCCCTTCCCCAGAGGGGAGCCCGGGCACACTTGCATGCTTCTGGGGATCTGCTCCTTAACGTTTTTGAGCAATTTCTGTTCCAGCTTTGACCTCCATTTGCAGCTGTTTtgaatgtaggttttttttttctatttatttgcacATTAAAGTTAAATATTGATGCCAAGCCTCAGGGTCCTTCGTCATTTCCTACAAAAGTCCCAGCCAGGTCTTGCACACAGCTAAGTCTCAAGTGGCATCAGCAGCCCCTCCAAGGTCTTTCCTCAGCGAGGCAGAAACTGCCCAAAGTGACAGCAGTTCCCTCAATCTGGGAGTGCTTTCTAGAATATAGTCTTCCAATTACCTTTTCACATTCAATAGAGGCATCTCTATTTCACACTTGGGTTGTGATTATACAAACTAATTTGGAGGTGTGGATAGTACAGTAACTAAAGGgaccttgagtttgatccccaggctccacctggtggaaggagacaaAAAGGCCACATACACTGGGCTTTACTCACAAACTACTTTACGCTGTaacagatttcttttaaaaaaaattatgctgggactgggtggtggtggcgtaGGCCTTTAAGCCCCATCCTGGCAGGAGGAtcattgagtttgaggctagcttggtttacagagAGTTCAGCATGgccagggagggctacacagaaaaaccctgtttagANNNNNNNNNNNNNNNNNNNNNNNNNNNNNNNNNNNNNNNNNNNNNNNNNNNNNNNNNNNNNNNNNNNNNNNNNNNNNNNNNNNNNNNNNNNNNNNNNNNNNNNNNNNNNNNNNNNNNNNNNNNNNNNNNNNNNNNNNNNNNNNNNNNNNNNNNNNNNNNNNNNNNNNNNNNNNNNNNNNNNNNNNNNNNNNNNNNNNNNNNNNNNNNNNNNNNNNNNNNNNNNNNNNNNNNNNNNNNNNNNNNNNNNNNNNNNNNNNNNNNNNNNNNNNNNNNNNNNNNNNNNNNNNNNNNNNNNNNNNNNNNNNNNNNNNNNNNNNNNNNNNNNNNNNNNNNNNNNNNNNNNNNNNNNNNNNNNNNNNNNNNNNNNNNNNNNNNNNNNNNNNNNNNNNNNNNNNNNNNNNNNNNNNNNNNNNNNNNNNNNNNNNNNNNNNNNNNNNNNNNNNNNNNNNNNNNNNNNNNNNNNNNNNNNNNNNNNNNNNNNNNNNNNNNNNNNNNNNNNNNNNNNNNNNNNNNNNNNNNNNNNNNNNNNNNNNNNNNNNNNNNNNNNNNNNNNNNNNNNNNNNNNNNNNNNNNNNNNNNNNNNNNNNNNNNNNNNNNNNNNNNNNNNNNNNNNNNNNNNNNNNNNNNNNNNNNNNNNNNNNNNNNNNNNNNNNNNNNNNNNNNNNNNNNNNNNNNNNNNNNNNNNNNNNNNNNNNNNNNNNNNNNNNNNNNNNNNNNNNNNNNNNNNNNNNNNNNNNNNNNNNNNNNNNNNNNNNNNNNNNNNNNNNNNNNNNNNNNNNNNNNNNNNNNNNNNNNNNNNNNNNNNNNNNNNNNNNNNNNNNNNNNtgtgtgtgtgtgtgtgtgtgtgtgtggcactagCCTCAGCTCCAGACACAGAAGGTTTTGGGTCACATACACTTACCAAACCTCCATTCCCTGGTTGTCCCTGAGAAGGCTGGATCCTCCATACCCCTGGGATTTCAAGCCTGTTTCCACTCCAGGGCCTAACCTACAGGAGTGCTCATTCACATCCTGCTAGCTTAGGGCTTATGAGGCTGAAAATGGCTGTGCTGGCCTTTTCCCCTCCATCCTAAATTGGTTTCATGTTTCTACACTTTGGCCACCAGAATCCAGCACACCCTCTGAGACTAGCCTTTTCCCCCAAGGGCACAGGGGTCCTTGAAAGCAGACTTGTGTTTTACATTGCTGGGCATGAACCTGGGTTTTCAGCATGCAGAGTGGCATTGAGCTCCACTCCCTCAGATATGTGTGTACCTGCCTCTCTGaacctcagtctcttctctcccttccccacccctttgCGGAAAgctttgtatatgtgcatgcagaggGCAGAGGTCTAAGTGCTGTATCTTCCCCTAGCACTCaactttattttcaagacagggtgtctctctgaacctggagctcactgatgggCTATGTGTGCTGACCAGTGAACCTTCAGGACCCCTCTGTCTTCAGCTGTGGTGTACAGATGTGCTCTGCCATGCTCAGCtttcttacatgggtgctggggatttgaactcaggtccttatgatTTCACAGTAACATCTCCATACCAACCCTCTCCCAACCAGTTATTGTGGACTGTTTGTCAtcacacagcccaggctgcaCTCAaaattgcaatcctcctgcctcagcctccaaatgctgagataACAGACTTGCCCACCACCTCATCTGAACACAGAGTCCCCGACTGAGCAGTGCCTGTAACAACTCCCCAAGGTGTCTAGGGCACCAAGGCAGCTCAGGGCCCTCTGCTGAGGTCAGGCCACCTACTGCACAGGTCACACCTGGAGCTTTGAGGGCCAGTGACTGGTGCCTCCAAGGGACCTCACACTCAAACACTTACACTGAATGCCTTACAGCAGGCATTCAGCATCAGATCTATGGAAGGGCATAGACCCCACGCTCACACAGGGGCCTCGTTCCTGAATCTCACTTTACTCCTGGCAAGGAGCTGGAACAAGAGAGGCATCCAGATGGCAGGGTGGCCCCATCTTAGGGTTTCAGTTGCTGCAACAAAACGCTGTGGCCAAAAAGCAGGTTGAGAAGGAacaagtttatttggcttacagttttatatcactgttcatcactgaaggaagtcaggacaggaacttccACAGGgcagaacctggaagcaggagctgatgcctcTGACCAGGGAGGGGTgggttctgcttactggcttgttccccatggcttgctcagcctgctttcttatagaagccaggaccaccagaccagggatggcaccactcacaatgggctgggctctcccccattgatcactagttgagaaaatgtcttacagctgacTCTCATGGAtacatttcctcaattgaggcttcttcttctctgatgactctagtgtgtgtcaagttgatacacaaaaccagccagcacatcACCCAAGAGGATTTAGGGTACTCTGGACAACGACAATTGTTGATATGGCTTTAGCTTTCActtacatctgtctgtctgcccatctggagacagggtctcactatgtagtcctggctgtcctggaacttattacatagaccaggctatccttgaactcacagagatctgcctaccttggcttcctagagtgctgggattaaaggctgtgccaccatgaccaccctaatttatgtgtatgtgtgcttgtgtgtgtattcagatgcCAAGATgcacatatggaagccagaggacagagcCAGAGAGTGGGAGTTCACCCTCTCCCTCCACATTGTGGGCCCTGCatattgaactcaggccatcaggcttggtggcaagcaccttcttCACCTGCTGGCATCTTGCTGTCTCTTGTTGGTCTGCTTTAACAGAGCCAGGATGCACTGGGATGAGTTATTGTCTTGCCAGCCACAGATAGGAAGTAGTGGGTGGCTTCTGGAAGGGCTAAGAATCCCACATGGTGATGACTTGGAGGAAGGCTGGATTGTTATCTAAACAGGAGCTGTGTGACTAGCCAGCAGGAAGTGGCCACTTGATCCACAGATGTTTCCTGGGCTGGGTGAGGTGGGGGATGTTGTGGAGAtttggtagggggtggggagtaaGGCTGAAGCCTAGGACTCTTTTCTCTCATCCTTGGCCCAGTTCTTTATGAGACATTTTGGAGAGAGAGACCTAGGCAGGATACCCAGACCTCCTGAGTGCACACAGGGACCTTCGATGGGCTCCAGGGTGAGCAAGAAGATCCCAGTGGGTCTATGGGGGTGGGAGCCCTGCTGTAGGATTATCTCCCCCAAAGGTACAGTTGCTCCCCACAAGGACTCCGGAAGCCGAGGGTGGAGTTGACAGGGCAGGAAGTCCCAGGCTGCAGCCCAGAAAGTGTCTGATCCTGGCAGCATGTGCTGGCCGCTGCTGTATCCTTTGGTGCTGGGGCTCAGCATCAGCCTGGCAGAGGGCATCCAGACCCCCAGCATCTACGATGATGTAGAGAGTACCAGGGGAAGCCATGGTGAGTGACTGTGTCCCTTAAAGGGGTGGATCAGAAATGGAGCTATTGCTGAGCGGGCTTACAGTCTTAGGTCCCTAAACTCCATGCCTTTGGGGCTGGGTTGTATCCTTCCATTAACTGAGTGCTGGAGTGGGGACACTGAGGCACCCACAATGCCTGAGACTCTCAAGGTTACTCTCCTTCATCTTGTATCCCcaaaggcagggcagggcagtggtTGACTGATGTCCCCTCTCTCCCACAGAAGGCCCTCTGGGTCCCACAGTAGAACTCAAGGAGTCCTCAGACAAGCCTAATCCACGAGGCTACCCGGGCAAGGTCTGTGCCAACGACAGTGACACGCTGGAGCTCCCGGCCAGCTCTCAAGCACTGCTGCTGGGGTGGGTCCCCACAAGGCTGGTACCTGCCCTCTATGGGCTTGTGGTGGCTGTGGGGCTGCCTGCCAATGGGCTGGCGCTGTGGGTGCTGGCCACAAGGGTGCCACGCTTGCCATCCACCATTCTGCTCATGAACCTGGCAGTGGCTGACCTGCTGTTGGCTCTGGTGCTGCCACCACGACTGGCTTACCACTTGCGTGGCCAGCGCTGGCCATTTGGGGAGGCTGCCTGCCGGGTGGCCACAGCTGCCCTCTACGGCCACATGTATGGTTCAGTGTTGCTACTGGCTGCAGTCAGCCTGGACAGATACCTGGCCCTGGTGCATCCTTTGCGGGCCCGTGCACTGCGTGGTCAACGCCTCACTGCTGGACTCTGTTTGGTGGCCTGGCTCTCTGCAGCCACCCTGGCCTTGCCTCTCACTCTGCATCGGCAGACCTTCCGATTAGCTGGCTCTGATCGCATGCTGTGTCATGATGCATTGCCCCTGGCTGAGCAGACCTCCCACTGGAGACCGGCCTTCacctgcctggctgtcctgggctgcTTCGTGCCACTGCTGGCCATGGGCCTGTGCTATGGGGCCACCCTTCGTGCACTGGCAGCCAATGGCCAGCGCTACAGCCATGCACTCAGACTGACAGCCCTGGTACTGTTCTCGGCAGTGGCCTCTTTCACACCTAGCAATGTGCTGCTGGTGCTGCACTATTCAAACCCAAGCCCTGAGGCCTGGGGCAATCTCTATGGGGCCTATGTGCCCAGCCTGGCACTCAGCACCCTCAACAGCTGCGTAGACCCTTTCATCTACTACTATGTGTCCCGTGAGTTCAGGGAGAAGGTACGCGCTATGTTGTGTCGCCAGCCGGAAGCCAGCAGCTCCTCTCAGGCCTCCAGGGAGGCTGGAAGCCGAGGGACTGCCATTTGCTCCTCTACACTTCTGTGACTGGTAGCTGAGATGGGAAGGGGGCATTCTGGCTTGACTGGATCTCCCCTTAAACTACATCCCTCTTGAACCCTCAGGACATGACCTTATTTGGATATGCAGTTGGTGCGACCTTCATTAGTGGAGCTGAGGTCCACTGGAAATGCTTTTGTAAAAGGTCTGGGTACTATACATCTGTcactccagcactagggaggtggagaagaggatcaggagttcaggattATCTTTGACTGTAGTGAATTTGGAGCTAGGCTGGGCTATGTGAGAGTCCAGAGGCAGAAAGGAGTTATGAGGTCACTAGCTAGAGGATGCTGAGAAACCAGAATGGAGTTTCCCTTAgagcttcaggggatccagccCTAGACACCCTGATTTTGTCAAGGTGCCTCTTAGAACTTCAAACCTTTGTGCTTAGCATGTGTCTGCACAGTGTAAATGTGTCTgcacatatatattgtatgtgcCTGTGGGTACACAGAGAGGCCAAAGGATGATGGGTGTCTACCTCAATTCCTTCTCTaccattaaatttttttaaaaatgctatatatttttgtgtggtgtgtgtgtattctgcctgcatgtgtgcctggtgcccacaaaggtcaTAAGagggtcagatctcctggaattggagttatagctAGTTATGAGGTGTcgcatgggtgctggagatggaacccccGTTCTCAACAAGcacagcagatgctcttaactgccgagccatctcaaTGGGCCTCCACCCCACGAGATTAGATTTCTCAGCAGATTGAAACTCAATGTCTGTGGCTAGGCTGGTCTGCCAGCAAGTTCCCTGCATCTTTTTCCCATGtatgccacacctggcttttacatgggttctggtcctcatgcatgcacagcaggtactacccactgagccaccttgctttctttctttgcttactTTTTAAAGGCACATGGGTCCTTCACACCACTCTACTATTTGTCTTAAGATGCTGCAAGGGGAGAATGAGGATTCCTAGGCCCACCTGACTTCTTAGCTCTGCTCTTGGGGTCCCTGCACTTAATGAATCTCTCAgggtctggcaagatggcttagggGAGTAATGGCTatggacctgagtttgattgcctggattcacatggtagaagagaacccACTCTAGCAACTTGACCtgtgaccttcacacatgtgctgtggcatgcatgacAGTCCCTTATGTCCAAGATTAGTATCTTGTCTTCACCCAACCCTAAAGGTGAGCTGCAGGAGGACTACTGGTGCCTCAGGGGGCCGGTCACTGAGCCACTGTGTTGTCTGTAGCCAGATCCTGCATGAGAGAAAACTAGCCCTATATTGCATTATTTGCAGAAGGCTGAAAACTGCAGGGTGTGTGGAGATCAGCTTGTACTTACTAGTGACCTAGTGGTCTCTACAGCAGCAGGCATAGGACCTCTTCCAGGATAACAGGGCTGAGTTCCATCTGTGTGGATGACCAACTTCCCAGGGTATAGCAGTCTTGGGTCTTGGCCTTTCAGGTATGTGGCATCTATGAAGAGTGCCCTCAGATCTGCTAGAAGGACAGCATCTTCCAGATGCTAGGAGACATGGACTTGGGTGAGGGGTCTGCAAGTGGTCCAGCCCATAGCATTGTATTGTGGTGCAGTGTGAGCAGGTTCTTCTGAGCAGACCACGTGCCAGCTTATTCTTGGCCCAGCACAGAGTGCAAGCTCTGGGACAGTGGTGGCTATGCTTGGGACAGAAAGGGGAGGTAGTGGGGACAATCTCTGGAGAGGGCAGCTAACTGCACATGGCAACTCTCAAACCCCAAGACTGACACCAATCTGTAGTTCAAGGGTCAGAACTTGCTCTGAAGTTTGGAAGTCTTGAATATGTGCCTTAAGGGACTCTTGGGACCACTGGGTCCTACTGCAGATCGAAACTTGAAAACTGTGGAAAGATCTTCAAAGATCTGtttctggaaatattaaaaaagatgaACGGGCACATTCCTCCGCTTGTGCCTTCAACc
This window encodes:
- the F2rl3 gene encoding proteinase-activated receptor 4 yields the protein MCWPLLYPLVLGLSISLAEGIQTPSIYDDVESTRGSHEGPLGPTVELKESSDKPNPRGYPGKVCANDSDTLELPASSQALLLGWVPTRLVPALYGLVVAVGLPANGLALWVLATRVPRLPSTILLMNLAVADLLLALVLPPRLAYHLRGQRWPFGEAACRVATAALYGHMYGSVLLLAAVSLDRYLALVHPLRARALRGQRLTAGLCLVAWLSAATLALPLTLHRQTFRLAGSDRMLCHDALPLAEQTSHWRPAFTCLAVLGCFVPLLAMGLCYGATLRALAANGQRYSHALRLTALVLFSAVASFTPSNVLLVLHYSNPSPEAWGNLYGAYVPSLALSTLNSCVDPFIYYYVSREFREKVRAMLCRQPEASSSSQASREAGSRGTAICSSTLL